The Fructilactobacillus myrtifloralis genome contains a region encoding:
- the recF gene encoding DNA replication/repair protein RecF (All proteins in this family for which functions are known are DNA-binding proteins that assist the filamentation of RecA onto DNA for the initiation of recombination or recombinational repair.) — translation MRIDELKLRNFRNYERLDVAFAPGVNVLIGENAQGKTNLLEAIYVLALARSHRTSNNRNLITWEHKTASLWGQIRRATGSTQLELRLNPSGKQAKVNHIEQAKLSTYVGQLNVILFAPEDLKLVKGAPQVRRRFMDIEFGQMSNRYLYNVSQYRRILKQRNAYLRQLHFQTAHDRVYLTVLSDQLAAYAAEIIFQRVQLLRRLQHWSQALHAEISQHREELQFRYSTALPREQLTSVDMIYQALLQKFADNQEKEIQQGTTLYGPQRDDLRFLVNGKDVATFGSQGQQRTAALATKLAEIDLMKDETGEYPVLLLDDVLSELDDIRQTHLLTAIQNKVQTFLTTTSLSGVSAELIHDPRLFHIHGGKIDQ, via the coding sequence ATGCGGATTGACGAACTAAAACTGCGAAATTTTCGTAATTATGAACGACTCGACGTCGCTTTTGCACCCGGCGTCAATGTTTTGATTGGGGAAAACGCGCAGGGCAAAACGAACCTCTTGGAGGCGATTTACGTCTTAGCGTTAGCCCGCAGTCATCGCACTTCCAATAACCGAAATTTGATTACATGGGAGCACAAAACGGCCTCCCTGTGGGGTCAGATTCGGCGTGCGACCGGGTCCACTCAGTTGGAACTGCGGCTTAACCCGAGTGGAAAGCAGGCAAAGGTCAATCACATTGAACAGGCGAAGCTCTCGACTTACGTGGGACAGTTAAACGTGATTTTGTTTGCCCCAGAGGATCTAAAACTCGTTAAGGGTGCGCCACAGGTACGCCGGCGGTTCATGGATATTGAATTTGGGCAGATGAGTAACCGGTATTTATACAACGTGAGTCAGTACCGCCGGATTTTGAAACAGCGCAATGCGTACCTCCGCCAGTTGCACTTTCAAACAGCACACGATCGGGTGTACCTCACGGTTTTATCGGATCAGTTAGCTGCCTACGCTGCAGAAATCATTTTTCAGCGCGTGCAACTGTTGCGACGTTTGCAACACTGGTCGCAAGCATTGCATGCTGAAATTTCGCAGCATCGCGAGGAGTTGCAGTTTCGTTACTCAACGGCGCTTCCGCGGGAGCAACTTACAAGTGTTGACATGATTTATCAGGCCCTGTTGCAAAAGTTTGCGGATAATCAGGAAAAAGAAATTCAGCAGGGGACGACCCTTTACGGACCGCAGCGGGATGATCTCCGGTTTTTGGTTAATGGCAAGGACGTGGCGACCTTTGGATCACAGGGACAGCAGCGGACTGCAGCCCTGGCCACTAAACTGGCGGAAATTGATTTGATGAAGGATGAAACGGGGGAGTACCCGGTCTTGCTCTTAGACGACGTCTTGTCGGAACTAGATGATATCCGGCAAACCCATTTGTTGACGGCAATTCAAAATAAAGTGCAGACGTTTTTAACGACAACTAGTCTGAGTGGGGTGTCAGCGGAGTTAATTCATGATCCCCGCTTGTTCCACATTCACGGCGGAAAGATTGACCAGTAG
- the gyrB gene encoding DNA topoisomerase (ATP-hydrolyzing) subunit B has protein sequence MAEHSNETKAERANEYDASQIQVLKGLEAVRKRPGMYIGATNSQGLHHLVWEIVDNGIDEALAGFADQIDVVIEKDNSITVTDNGRGIPVDQQKETGKSALETVYTILHAGGKFGGGGYKVSGGLHGVGASVVNALSENLSVEVTRNGKRYYMDFVRGHVQTPLKVIGTAPAEAHGTKVHFLPDPDIFTETTVYDMETLTTRIRELAFLNKGLRITIKDNRQEPPVEHDFHYEGGIRHYVEYLDRDRAPLFQDPIYVEGVENDITVEVSLQYTDDYHSTLKTFTNNINTYEGGTHEEGFKQALTRIINVYARNNHLLKDNEDNLTGPDVREGLTAVVSVKHPDPQFEGQTKTKLGNSDARTATNHVFSQEFAKFMDEHPQVAKEIVQKGLLAAKARSAAKRAREVTRKKSGLEINSLPGKLANNTSKDPAISELFIVEGDSAGGSAKQGRSRLTQAILPIRGKILNVEKATMDRILANEEIRSLFTAMGTGFGEEFDITKVNYHKLIIMTDADVDGAHIQTLLLTLIYNFMRPMIDKGYVYIAQPPLYRVRQGNKFQRYIDSDEELQQLLSSLPAAPKPQIQRYKGLGEMDAEQLWETTMNPANRRLLRVTSDDAAAATEAFQMLMGEKVGPRRQFIEENAKFVENLDV, from the coding sequence ATGGCAGAGCATTCGAATGAGACAAAGGCAGAACGAGCAAATGAGTATGATGCGAGTCAAATTCAAGTCCTAAAGGGACTGGAAGCGGTGCGGAAACGGCCGGGAATGTACATTGGTGCGACTAATTCACAGGGACTTCATCACCTCGTGTGGGAAATTGTCGATAATGGAATTGATGAGGCGCTCGCCGGCTTTGCCGACCAAATTGATGTTGTCATTGAAAAAGATAACAGCATCACGGTAACGGATAACGGTCGGGGGATCCCGGTTGACCAACAAAAAGAAACCGGTAAATCCGCACTAGAAACGGTGTATACCATCCTGCACGCCGGCGGAAAGTTCGGCGGTGGCGGTTACAAGGTTTCTGGTGGATTGCACGGAGTTGGGGCCTCAGTGGTTAACGCGCTCTCAGAAAACCTCTCTGTGGAGGTGACTCGGAACGGGAAACGCTATTACATGGACTTCGTGCGCGGTCACGTGCAGACGCCCTTGAAAGTAATTGGAACTGCTCCAGCTGAGGCCCACGGAACGAAGGTTCACTTCTTACCAGATCCCGATATTTTTACGGAAACCACGGTTTATGACATGGAAACCCTGACGACCCGGATTCGGGAGTTAGCGTTTCTAAATAAGGGACTACGGATCACGATTAAGGATAACCGGCAGGAACCGCCCGTTGAACACGATTTTCATTACGAGGGCGGGATTCGGCATTACGTGGAATACCTAGACCGGGATCGAGCACCGCTGTTTCAGGATCCCATTTACGTGGAAGGGGTCGAAAATGACATCACGGTGGAAGTTTCGCTGCAATATACCGATGACTACCACAGTACGTTAAAAACCTTTACGAATAACATTAATACCTACGAAGGTGGAACCCACGAAGAGGGCTTTAAGCAAGCGTTGACGCGGATCATTAACGTCTACGCCCGCAATAACCACCTGCTTAAGGATAACGAGGATAACCTTACGGGACCGGATGTCCGTGAGGGGTTAACGGCCGTTGTGAGTGTTAAACATCCGGATCCGCAATTTGAAGGCCAGACCAAGACGAAGTTGGGAAATTCGGACGCCCGGACGGCTACTAATCACGTCTTTAGCCAGGAATTTGCGAAATTCATGGACGAACATCCGCAAGTGGCCAAAGAAATCGTGCAAAAAGGGTTACTGGCAGCCAAGGCACGGTCAGCAGCCAAACGAGCTCGGGAAGTCACCCGGAAGAAAAGTGGGCTAGAAATTAACAGCCTCCCGGGGAAACTTGCAAACAATACCAGTAAAGATCCCGCCATTTCAGAATTGTTCATCGTCGAGGGGGACTCGGCCGGCGGCTCTGCTAAGCAAGGACGATCTCGGTTAACCCAGGCAATTCTACCCATTCGGGGGAAAATCTTGAACGTGGAGAAAGCCACCATGGATCGGATTTTAGCCAACGAGGAAATTCGGTCGTTATTTACGGCGATGGGAACGGGCTTTGGCGAAGAGTTCGACATTACGAAGGTGAACTACCACAAGTTAATCATCATGACCGATGCCGATGTCGATGGTGCCCACATTCAAACCCTGTTATTAACCTTAATTTACAATTTCATGCGGCCGATGATTGATAAGGGCTACGTGTACATTGCCCAACCACCGCTCTATCGGGTGCGGCAGGGGAATAAGTTCCAACGCTACATTGACTCGGATGAGGAACTACAACAATTGTTGAGTTCGCTGCCCGCTGCTCCGAAACCGCAAATTCAACGGTACAAAGGGTTAGGAGAAATGGATGCCGAACAGTTGTGGGAAACCACGATGAATCCGGCTAACCGACGCCTGCTCCGGGTAACGTCTGACGATGCTGCCGCCGCAACGGAGGCCTTTCAGATGTTGATGGGAGAAAAAGTGGGTCCCCGGCGGCAATTTATCGAAGAGAATGCTAAGTTTGTTGAAAACCTGGATGTTTAA
- the gyrA gene encoding DNA gyrase subunit A yields the protein METPETRITNVELSKKMKSSFLDYAMSVIVARALPDVRDGLKPVNRRILYGMDQLGVTPDKPYKKSARIVGDVMGKYHPHGDSSIYEAMVRMAQEFSYRYLLVDGHGNFGSVDGDGAAAMRYTEARLSKISLEMLRDLNKDTVDFAPNYDGTEREPVVLPARIPNLLLNGATGIAVGMATNIPPHNLSEVISAIHLLMKKPEATVNELMEVLPGPDFPTGGIVMGKSGIRHAYETGHGNIVVRAKVDIEEDRHGKQTIVATELPYMVNKAKLIERIADLVRDKRINGITAINDESDREGMRIVIEVRRDASAEVVLNNLYKMTLMQTSYSFNMLAIIDGAPKVLSLREILNSYLDYQVDVITRRTRFNLKKAEARAHILAGLLVALDHIDQVIQIIRSSKTGEIAKQQLIDNFALDDKQAQAILDMRLVRLTGLERGKITDEHQKLLEQINDYRDILNSHDRVTDIIYNELLETQKKFGDARRTELMVGEITSIEDEDLIEAKNVTITLTHNGYIKRIPTDDFKAQNRGGRGIKGMGVNQDDFIEHLLAGSTHDQLLFFTTAGKVYSLKAYEVPEYGRSAKGIPIVNLLQLGEHEKIQTVLDISDTEDVAHKDLFFTTKLGTVKRTPLAEFVNIRNNGLKAINLRDTDEVIKVSLVSETDDVIIGTHAGYAVSFKVNAVRSMGRSATGVRGVKLRDQDYVIGADVLVPGGDVFVISEKGYGKRTPIDQYPIKGRGGKGIKTSNVTEKNGPVVGLGVVLGDEDIMLITDQGVMIRFATENVSETGRATMGVHLIRIDEDSKVATMAIVTKTDDEPTTPVASAPATDDE from the coding sequence ATGGAAACGCCAGAAACTAGAATAACCAACGTCGAATTGTCGAAAAAAATGAAGTCCTCATTTTTGGACTATGCCATGAGTGTGATTGTGGCGCGGGCGCTACCAGACGTTCGGGATGGCTTAAAGCCCGTGAACCGGCGGATTTTGTACGGGATGGATCAACTCGGAGTGACACCCGATAAGCCCTACAAGAAGTCTGCCCGGATCGTTGGGGACGTGATGGGGAAGTATCACCCCCACGGGGATAGCTCCATTTACGAGGCAATGGTGCGGATGGCACAGGAATTTAGCTACCGCTACCTGCTGGTGGACGGACACGGAAACTTTGGCTCCGTCGACGGGGACGGCGCCGCTGCCATGCGGTATACCGAAGCCCGTTTAAGCAAGATTTCACTAGAAATGTTGCGGGATTTGAACAAGGATACTGTTGACTTTGCCCCGAACTACGACGGCACGGAACGGGAACCAGTGGTCCTCCCGGCCCGGATTCCGAACCTGTTGCTAAATGGAGCAACCGGAATTGCGGTGGGGATGGCCACGAATATCCCGCCGCATAATTTAAGTGAGGTCATCTCGGCCATTCACTTGCTGATGAAAAAACCAGAAGCTACGGTCAACGAATTGATGGAAGTGCTACCTGGTCCTGATTTTCCAACCGGAGGCATCGTAATGGGGAAATCGGGGATTCGCCATGCCTATGAAACGGGGCACGGGAACATCGTGGTGCGGGCTAAGGTCGATATCGAAGAGGACCGCCATGGAAAACAAACCATCGTTGCAACCGAGTTACCGTACATGGTTAACAAGGCAAAGTTAATTGAACGAATTGCGGACTTAGTTCGGGATAAACGCATTAACGGGATTACGGCAATTAATGACGAGTCCGACCGGGAAGGAATGCGGATCGTTATCGAAGTGCGCCGGGATGCCAGTGCCGAAGTGGTACTTAACAACCTCTACAAGATGACGTTGATGCAAACTTCGTACAGCTTTAATATGCTGGCAATTATTGACGGAGCGCCCAAGGTTTTGAGCCTCAGAGAGATTTTGAATAGCTACTTGGACTACCAAGTAGACGTCATTACCCGGCGGACACGCTTTAACCTGAAAAAAGCGGAAGCTCGGGCCCACATTTTAGCCGGATTGCTGGTGGCGTTAGACCACATTGACCAAGTAATTCAGATCATTCGGAGTTCCAAAACGGGTGAGATTGCCAAGCAACAGTTGATTGATAACTTTGCGTTAGACGACAAACAGGCCCAGGCCATTTTAGACATGCGGTTGGTTCGGTTAACCGGACTAGAACGCGGAAAAATCACCGATGAACACCAAAAGTTATTGGAACAAATTAACGACTACCGGGATATTTTAAATAGTCACGACCGGGTCACAGACATCATCTATAACGAGTTGTTAGAGACGCAAAAGAAGTTTGGGGATGCCCGGCGGACGGAATTGATGGTGGGAGAAATTACCAGCATCGAGGACGAAGATCTCATCGAGGCCAAGAATGTCACCATTACGTTAACGCACAACGGGTACATCAAGCGGATTCCAACCGATGACTTTAAGGCCCAGAACCGTGGTGGCCGTGGAATTAAGGGAATGGGTGTGAACCAGGATGATTTCATTGAACACTTACTGGCCGGTTCCACGCATGACCAACTGCTGTTTTTCACCACGGCGGGGAAGGTGTACAGCCTAAAGGCCTATGAAGTCCCGGAATACGGACGCTCGGCGAAAGGAATTCCGATCGTCAACCTCTTGCAACTGGGTGAACACGAAAAGATTCAAACCGTCTTAGACATTAGTGATACAGAAGACGTTGCTCACAAGGACCTCTTCTTTACGACGAAGCTGGGAACGGTCAAACGGACCCCGTTAGCTGAGTTTGTCAACATCAGAAACAACGGGCTCAAGGCCATTAACCTGCGGGACACGGATGAAGTAATCAAGGTTTCGTTAGTAAGTGAAACCGATGATGTCATCATTGGAACGCACGCGGGCTACGCTGTGAGTTTTAAGGTCAATGCCGTTCGGTCAATGGGCCGCTCTGCCACTGGAGTTCGGGGTGTGAAACTCCGGGACCAGGATTACGTAATTGGTGCTGACGTGCTGGTTCCTGGTGGAGATGTGTTTGTAATCTCCGAAAAGGGGTACGGAAAACGGACTCCAATTGACCAGTATCCAATTAAAGGCCGGGGCGGTAAGGGAATTAAGACGTCCAACGTTACTGAGAAAAACGGACCAGTGGTTGGTCTGGGGGTTGTTCTCGGCGATGAAGACATCATGTTAATTACCGACCAGGGAGTTATGATTCGGTTCGCAACGGAAAACGTTTCGGAAACGGGCCGGGCAACCATGGGGGTTCACCTGATTCGGATTGATGAAGATTCGAAGGTGGCCACGATGGCGATCGTCACGAAAACGGATGATGAACCGACTACTCCGGTAGCAAGTGCACCAGCAACTGATGATGAATAA
- the rpsF gene encoding 30S ribosomal protein S6, with translation MENKYEITYIIRPDLDDAAKTALVERFDKILTDNGAKLIDSKDWSKRRFAYEIDGFNEGIYHVVNLTAEDSRAIDEFDRLSKFSDNILRQMTVKRDK, from the coding sequence ATGGAAAACAAATATGAAATTACTTACATCATCCGTCCTGATCTTGACGACGCTGCTAAAACTGCTTTAGTAGAACGGTTTGACAAAATCTTGACTGATAATGGTGCCAAGTTGATCGATTCAAAGGATTGGTCGAAGCGGCGGTTTGCTTACGAAATTGATGGATTCAACGAAGGAATCTACCACGTGGTAAACTTAACTGCTGAAGACAGTCGAGCAATCGACGAATTCGACCGGTTGTCGAAGTTTAGTGACAACATTTTACGGCAAATGACTGTTAAACGTGATAAATAA
- the ssb gene encoding single-stranded DNA-binding protein has translation MINTVVLTGRLTRDVDLRYTQSGAAVGSFTLAVDRRFTNQNGDREADFVNCVIWRKSAENLANFVHKGSLLGVEGRLQTRNYENKQGQRVYVTEVVVENFTLLEPRNSGQSGNNAGNQAPQQNPFGTPQSNNFGGQADHNGANQSNPSNGNDNSADPFAGSGDQIDISDDDLPF, from the coding sequence ATGATTAATACCGTGGTCCTAACGGGACGATTAACACGAGATGTCGATTTACGATACACCCAAAGCGGGGCAGCCGTGGGTTCCTTTACCCTAGCCGTTGATCGTCGCTTCACCAATCAAAATGGTGACCGGGAAGCTGACTTCGTTAATTGTGTTATTTGGCGGAAATCAGCTGAAAACCTTGCCAACTTCGTTCATAAAGGGTCATTGCTTGGAGTAGAAGGCCGTTTGCAAACGCGGAACTATGAAAACAAGCAGGGCCAACGAGTTTATGTAACTGAAGTCGTTGTTGAAAACTTTACCCTGTTGGAACCACGGAATAGTGGTCAATCAGGCAACAACGCTGGCAACCAAGCTCCTCAACAAAATCCATTTGGAACTCCGCAATCGAATAACTTCGGTGGCCAAGCTGATCACAATGGTGCAAACCAGAGTAATCCTAGCAATGGGAATGATAATTCTGCCGATCCGTTTGCCGGTTCAGGGGACCAAATCGATATTTCCGATGATGATTTGCCATTCTAA
- the rpsR gene encoding 30S ribosomal protein S18 translates to MAEQRHARGRRGGRRRRKVDFIAANHIDYIDYKDVDLLKRFISERGKILPRRVTGTSAKNQRKLTIAIKRARIMGLLPFVVED, encoded by the coding sequence ATGGCTGAACAAAGACACGCAAGAGGTAGAAGAGGTGGACGTCGGCGTCGGAAGGTTGACTTCATCGCTGCAAACCACATTGACTACATTGATTACAAAGATGTTGATTTATTAAAGCGGTTCATCTCAGAACGGGGTAAGATTTTACCACGTCGAGTAACGGGAACTAGCGCTAAGAACCAACGGAAATTAACAATTGCCATTAAACGGGCTCGGATTATGGGCTTGTTACCATTCGTTGTTGAAGACTAA
- a CDS encoding DHH family phosphoesterase — translation MKKENTTLALPPFMHNRHLRNIAIFISLNLVLGLVIAFVYNVWVGVVLLMLACVGLFFVSKELNVVEQKANNYMDSLSYLIKRGEQESMLEMPLGVLILDSQQRVSWINPYLQPYFKTDRVVGKQLEQVAPHLAQVIQTNWDQDDPFEATWNGRHFNILIQRQYRTIYLMDITHYAEVEVQYENEKVAIGEIYLDNFDEVSQSMSDQEISNLRNYVTNKLTEWAQQYGIYLKRIDAEHYSIMMYVRSLKAVEADKFNILDTIRKGTVQQNFPITLSIGIAYGDTDLNQLADLAQNNLDLALGRGGDQAVIKSKDGKAVFFGGKTNPMEKRTRVRARMITHALVQLMGTADQIFVDGHKQPDMDSWGAALGIRRIAQMNGKKCYIVFDDQDVHTDIRRLLDKIKDYPDIEASIISTDEAVKLTTDDSLMIMVDHSNPKIGVAQELYQKLENRVVIIDHHRRGEDFPPNPLLAYVEPYASSACELITEMFEYQSQSADPMNELEATAMLTGIVVDTQSFTVKTGTRTFDAASYLRSAGANVEEIASFMKENVKNYMDENHLISLVKFESDHIALITAEDEVAYDSVTAAKAVDSLLSVDGVEASFVVFRRQDGNVGISARSTGTINVQLIMEQLGGGGHLGAGATQLTDQTVPEASELLQTTIKTSLLDNAPADE, via the coding sequence ATGAAAAAGGAAAACACAACGCTGGCGTTGCCACCTTTTATGCATAATCGACACCTGCGTAACATCGCCATTTTCATTTCCCTGAACTTGGTCTTGGGTCTGGTAATTGCGTTTGTTTACAACGTGTGGGTTGGGGTAGTTCTCCTGATGCTGGCCTGCGTGGGTCTCTTCTTTGTAAGTAAAGAACTAAACGTGGTCGAACAAAAGGCCAATAATTACATGGACAGCCTCTCGTACCTAATCAAACGGGGGGAACAAGAATCAATGTTGGAAATGCCGTTGGGGGTTTTAATTTTAGATAGCCAACAACGGGTTAGCTGGATTAATCCATATTTGCAACCTTATTTTAAAACGGACCGGGTGGTAGGCAAGCAGCTGGAACAAGTTGCTCCCCACCTCGCGCAGGTGATTCAGACCAACTGGGATCAGGATGATCCGTTTGAAGCCACCTGGAACGGGCGACACTTTAACATTTTGATTCAACGGCAGTACCGGACCATTTACCTTATGGACATCACGCACTACGCTGAGGTGGAAGTGCAGTATGAAAACGAGAAAGTGGCCATTGGGGAGATTTACCTCGATAATTTTGATGAGGTTAGTCAATCTATGTCGGACCAAGAAATTTCAAACTTGCGAAACTACGTCACGAATAAGTTAACCGAATGGGCACAACAGTACGGGATTTATCTCAAACGAATCGATGCCGAGCACTATTCGATTATGATGTACGTGCGCTCGTTAAAGGCCGTTGAAGCCGATAAGTTTAACATTCTCGACACAATCCGGAAGGGAACGGTGCAACAGAACTTCCCGATCACGTTGAGCATTGGGATTGCGTATGGTGATACGGACCTGAACCAACTGGCCGATTTAGCTCAAAATAATTTGGACCTCGCGCTGGGCCGGGGTGGAGATCAAGCCGTGATTAAGTCTAAGGACGGGAAGGCCGTTTTCTTCGGGGGCAAGACAAACCCGATGGAGAAACGGACCCGGGTTCGGGCACGGATGATCACGCACGCCCTAGTGCAATTAATGGGCACGGCCGACCAGATCTTTGTGGACGGACACAAACAGCCCGACATGGATTCTTGGGGGGCAGCCCTAGGGATTCGCCGGATTGCGCAAATGAATGGCAAGAAGTGTTACATTGTCTTTGATGATCAAGATGTACACACAGACATTCGGCGCCTCTTGGATAAAATCAAGGACTACCCAGACATCGAAGCTTCCATCATCAGCACCGATGAGGCGGTTAAATTAACGACAGATGATAGCCTAATGATTATGGTGGACCACTCCAATCCAAAGATTGGCGTCGCCCAGGAGCTGTACCAGAAGCTCGAAAACCGGGTGGTCATCATTGACCACCACCGGCGCGGAGAAGATTTCCCGCCGAATCCGTTGCTGGCGTACGTGGAACCCTACGCTTCGTCTGCGTGTGAATTAATCACGGAAATGTTTGAATACCAGTCGCAGTCTGCTGATCCAATGAACGAGTTGGAAGCAACCGCGATGTTGACCGGGATTGTGGTGGATACCCAATCATTTACGGTTAAAACCGGAACCCGGACGTTTGATGCGGCCAGTTACTTACGGTCGGCGGGCGCCAATGTAGAGGAAATTGCCTCGTTCATGAAGGAAAACGTGAAAAATTACATGGATGAGAACCATCTGATTTCGTTGGTAAAATTTGAAAGTGATCACATTGCCCTAATTACGGCCGAAGACGAGGTAGCGTATGATTCAGTGACCGCGGCGAAGGCAGTGGATTCCTTGCTGTCTGTAGACGGGGTCGAAGCCTCGTTCGTGGTCTTTCGGCGTCAGGATGGCAACGTTGGGATTTCAGCTCGCAGTACGGGGACGATTAACGTCCAATTAATTATGGAGCAACTGGGCGGTGGCGGTCACTTAGGCGCGGGAGCTACCCAGTTGACCGACCAAACCGTTCCAGAAGCTAGTGAATTGTTACAAACGACGATTAAAACCAGTCTCTTAGACAATGCACCGGCAGACGAATAG
- the rplI gene encoding 50S ribosomal protein L9: MQVIFLEDVRGKGKRGEIKQVPAGYAQNYLIKNGLAEPATKSSVSRVKAQQKHAAENAEEELEEAKQQQAFLEKDDTVVELRAKSGKDGRLFGSITSKQIAQALATQYQVKIDKRKIELAEPIKAMGYTNVPVKLHPNVTAKIRVHVAEK, encoded by the coding sequence ATGCAAGTTATTTTTCTAGAAGATGTGCGCGGTAAAGGAAAACGGGGCGAAATCAAACAGGTGCCAGCTGGGTATGCCCAAAACTATTTGATTAAGAACGGCCTCGCTGAACCAGCAACTAAATCATCAGTTAGCCGGGTGAAAGCACAACAAAAACACGCGGCCGAAAATGCCGAAGAAGAATTAGAAGAAGCAAAGCAACAACAAGCCTTTTTGGAAAAGGATGACACGGTAGTGGAACTACGGGCTAAATCCGGCAAAGACGGACGTTTGTTTGGTTCCATTACTAGCAAACAAATTGCGCAGGCATTGGCCACACAATACCAAGTAAAAATTGATAAGCGTAAGATTGAACTCGCTGAACCCATTAAAGCAATGGGTTACACCAACGTCCCCGTAAAGCTGCACCCCAACGTGACGGCTAAAATTCGGGTCCACGTTGCCGAAAAATAA
- the dnaB gene encoding replicative DNA helicase — MNNDVLTDHTPPHSIEAEKAVLGSLFLAPSSLPEAMEILQAADFYKRSHQLIYQAMVDLADQDEGIDAVTVTDRLKSQDQLEDVGGVSAIVELAESVPTAANLGYYAKIVSKKAVLRRLIQTATKIATDGYDEDEDLDTLLDNAEREIMDVSEDRNQSGFQPIRDVLTQAFEKINELSENGGDDVTGLPTGYKALDQMTTGLHPGELVILAARPAVGKTAFALNIAQNVGTKTNKTVALFSLEMSAESLVNRMLCAEGSIDANHLRTGELSSDEWNSLTVAMGTLSNAKIFIDDTPGARIASIRANCRRLKKEADRDPDGGLGLIVIDYLQLIEGSTRESRQQEVSEISRQLKKLANELQVPIIALSQLSRGVEQRQDKRPVLSDIRESGSIEQDADIVAFLYRDDYYEREGANEDEQGANAPAPDDDNVGEVEIIIEKNRSGPRGTVKLLFVKSFNKFSSISYAHE, encoded by the coding sequence ATGAATAACGATGTGTTAACGGACCACACGCCCCCGCATAGTATTGAAGCGGAAAAGGCGGTCCTGGGTTCACTTTTCTTAGCTCCTTCGTCGTTACCCGAGGCCATGGAAATTTTACAGGCCGCTGATTTTTACAAGCGATCTCATCAATTAATTTACCAAGCAATGGTTGACTTAGCGGATCAGGATGAAGGAATTGATGCCGTAACGGTGACCGACCGATTGAAAAGTCAGGACCAACTAGAAGACGTTGGCGGAGTTTCAGCTATCGTCGAACTCGCAGAATCGGTTCCAACCGCCGCTAACTTGGGATATTACGCCAAAATTGTGAGTAAAAAGGCGGTTCTCCGCCGCCTAATTCAAACGGCGACTAAGATTGCCACTGATGGTTACGATGAGGATGAAGACCTAGACACCCTCTTAGATAACGCAGAACGGGAAATCATGGATGTGTCGGAGGATCGCAATCAGAGTGGGTTTCAACCCATTCGTGATGTCTTGACGCAGGCCTTTGAAAAGATTAACGAGTTGTCTGAAAACGGTGGCGACGATGTGACCGGCCTGCCGACTGGTTACAAAGCCCTGGACCAGATGACCACCGGACTCCATCCGGGCGAATTAGTGATTTTAGCCGCACGGCCCGCGGTGGGGAAAACGGCCTTTGCCCTAAACATTGCCCAAAACGTTGGAACGAAGACCAATAAGACGGTGGCCCTGTTCAGTTTGGAAATGAGTGCCGAATCTCTGGTTAACCGGATGCTATGTGCGGAAGGCAGTATTGATGCGAACCACCTGCGGACGGGGGAACTGAGCTCCGACGAATGGAATAGTTTAACGGTTGCCATGGGAACGTTGTCGAACGCCAAGATTTTTATTGACGATACTCCGGGAGCGCGAATTGCCTCCATCCGGGCGAACTGTCGGCGGTTGAAGAAGGAAGCCGACCGCGATCCTGATGGTGGCTTGGGCTTAATCGTGATTGACTACCTGCAGTTGATTGAAGGAAGTACCCGGGAAAGCCGGCAACAAGAGGTGTCTGAAATCTCACGGCAGTTAAAGAAACTCGCCAATGAGTTGCAGGTGCCAATTATTGCTTTATCACAACTGTCCCGGGGCGTGGAACAACGGCAGGATAAGCGGCCGGTGCTTTCCGATATTCGGGAATCTGGTTCAATCGAACAGGATGCGGACATTGTGGCCTTCTTGTATCGGGATGATTATTACGAGCGCGAAGGTGCAAACGAGGACGAGCAAGGGGCGAATGCCCCAGCTCCCGATGATGATAACGTGGGTGAAGTTGAGATTATCATCGAAAAGAACCGTTCGGGACCCCGTGGAACGGTTAAGCTCTTGTTTGTAAAATCGTTTAATAAGTTTTCTTCAATTTCATATGCACACGAATAA